The following proteins come from a genomic window of Portunus trituberculatus isolate SZX2019 chromosome 35, ASM1759143v1, whole genome shotgun sequence:
- the LOC123513206 gene encoding hepatoma-derived growth factor-related protein 2-like isoform X1: MPKKDVFKPGDPVFAKVKGYPHWPARVENFEPDPSGKALKKYPVLFYGTYETATLKPDDIYPYEENLEKFGKAQKRKGFNEGLWQIVHNPNFDPNIPIPPEILASCNSAPSTPRTPLGKPGTKSVDSTPVDGVKIKTEESDEEVADLVIDESSGKEKRAGRKRKRQDSDGTPAEVKKTPKDTPKQTRGLQKETPKDTPKTRLGAKEGQATETAEPQVSRSGRLIKPKKFLDEGEEASRPPSAAATPTSAPVGTPVGAPGTPASGTPATRATLAPTPATTPISTHTSVPESDASSVSSSAPNSAAAAAPSSGVAPSAAGEDTPTPADTPVSKAPAEASLPEGKDTPVNNTNAIKTPSSPPPAAATNKKRLSQATAEETPATPEVSTPTAPPPKKRGRPAKNRDVDASPKVAANSVSTPKTPASQDTTSKSFSPATKALGDSVKQLPAREKGKNQLKQNEIELPKETDVSSKQTFLKLKTDIESGTLNADELKELSKASEKDEMHAAIVEENRRYTETCKAKTLDMEAQLLDLDQKIREALSVTNPRKDDAKLYLEKMSKLVISGLMLKKNPHVVDAIKKCRRYKYDDEVRLKADMVYNRFKLLFVVPESQEWDTMFAEKVAEFDDACHRSGISEESKISLVRDPTHHIEGPQEEAGKRGKENTSPLSKS; the protein is encoded by the exons ATGCCCAAGAAAGACGTGTTTAAGCCCGGCGACCCGGTGTTTGCCAAGGTGAAGGGCTACCCACACTGGCCGGCGAGG GTTGAAAACTTTGAGCCAGATCCATCTGGGAAAGCACTGAAGAAATATCCAGTATTGTTTTATGGAACATATGAAAC GGCAACATTGAAGCCAGATGATATCTATCCATATGAAGAAAATTTAGAAAAATTTGGAAAGGCTCAGAAGAGGAAAGGCTTCAATGAAGGCTTATGGCAGATTGTACACAATCCTAACTTTGACCCAAATATT CCCATACCTCCTGAAATATTGGCAAGCTGTAATTCAGCACCAAGTACACCAAGGACTCCTCTTGGGAAACCTGGGACAAAATCTGTGGACTCTACTCCAGTTGATGGAGTGAAGATAAAGACAGAAGAGTCTGATGAAGAAGTTGCTGATCTGGTTATTGATGAGTCCAGTGGTAAAG AGAAAAGAGCTGGTAGAAAACGTAAGAGACAAGATTCAGACGGCACACCAGCTGAGGTAAAGAAGACTCCCAAAGACACACCAAAGCAGACCAGAGGCCTTCAGAAAGAAACTCCCAAAGACACTCCCAAGACACGGCTTGGAGCCAAGGAAGGG CAGGCAACAGAAACAGCTGAGCCACAAGTTAGCAGGAGTGGTCGGTTGATTAAGCCTAAAAAGTTCCTagatgaaggggaggaagcTTCCCGTCCACCATCTGCTGCTGCAACCCCGACATCTGCTCCAGTAGGGACTCCTGTGGGAGCCCCTGGTACACCAGCTTCTGGAACTCCTGCCACTCGTGCCACACTTGCACCCACTCCTGCCACAACCCCTATTTCCACCCACACCTCTGTTCCTGAATCTGATGCAAGTTCAGTCTCTTCTTCAGCCCCtaattctgctgctgctgcagctccaTCATCAGGTGTGgctccttctgctgctggtgAAGACACACCCACTCCAGCAGACACTCCTGTTTCTAAAGCACCAGCTGAGGCCTCGCTGCCAG AAGGCAAGGATACCCCAGTGAATAACACCAATGCTATCAAGACCCCAAGCTCACCCCCACCAGCAGCAGCCACCAACAAGAAGAGGTTGTCACAGGCCACTGCTGAGGAGACTCCAGCAACACCAGAAGTGTCTACACCAACG GCCCCTCCTCCTAAGAAGAGAGGCCGTCCTGCAAAGAATCGAGATGTTGATGCTTCCCCAAAAGTCGCTGCAAACTCTGTCTCCACACCCAAGACTCCTGCATCACAAGATACTACCTCAAAGTCATTCTCACCAGCCACTAAGGCTCTTGGAGACAGTGTGAAACAGTTGCCAG caagagaaaaggggaaaaatcagTTGAAACAGAATGAAATAGAACTCCCTAAAGAG ACGGATGTTTCAAGTAAGCAGACATTTTTGAAACTAAAAACTGATATTGAGTCTGGAACACTAAATGCTGATGAACTTAAGGAACTTTCAAAAGCAAGTGAGAAAGATGAAATGCATGCAGCAATtgtagaagaaaacagaagatatACAGAGACATGTAAAGCCAA GACCCTGGACATGGAAGCACAGCTGCTTGACCTGGACCAGAAGATCCGCGAGGCCTTGTCTGTAACGAATCCTAGGAAGGATGATGCCAAACTCTACCtagaaaaaatgtcaaaattagTCATTTCTGGATTAATGCTAAAGAAGAATCCTCATGTTGTGGATGCTattaaaaaa TGCCGCAGATACAAGTATGATGATGAGGTTCGGCTGAAGGCAGATATGGTGTACAACAGATTTAAG CTGCTGTTTGTGGTGCCTGAAAGTCAAGAATGGGACACAATGTTTGCTGAAAAAGTAGCTGAATTTGATGATGCTTGTCATCGGTCGGGTATTTCTGAGGAAAGCAAAATCTCACTTGTTAGAGACCCAACTCACCACA
- the LOC123513206 gene encoding hepatoma-derived growth factor-related protein 2-like isoform X7 yields the protein MPKKDVFKPGDPVFAKVKGYPHWPARVENFEPDPSGKALKKYPVLFYGTYETATLKPDDIYPYEENLEKFGKAQKRKGFNEGLWQIVHNPNFDPNIPIPPEILASCNSAPSTPRTPLGKPGTKSVDSTPVDGVKIKTEESDEEVADLVIDESSGKEKRAGRKRKRQDSDGTPAEVKKTPKDTPKQTRGLQKETPKDTPKTRLGAKEGQATETAEPQVSRSGRLIKPKKFLDEGEEASRPPSAAATPTSAPVGTPVGAPGTPASGTPATRATLAPTPATTPISTHTSVPESDASSVSSSAPNSAAAAAPSSGVAPSAAGEDTPTPADTPVSKAPAEASLPEGKDTPVNNTNAIKTPSSPPPAAATNKKRLSQATAEETPATPEVSTPTAPPPKKRGRPAKNRDVDASPKVAANSVSTPKTPASQDTTSKSFSPATKALGDSVKQLPAREKGKNQLKQNEIELPKETDVSSKQTFLKLKTDIESGTLNADELKELSKASEKDEMHAAIVEENRRYTETCKAKTLDMEAQLLDLDQKIREALSVTNPRKDDAKLYLEKMSKLVISGLMLKKNPHVVDAIKKCRRYKYDDEVRLKADMVYNRFKLLFVVPESQEWDTMFAEKVAEFDDACHRSGISEESKISLVRDPTHHK from the exons ATGCCCAAGAAAGACGTGTTTAAGCCCGGCGACCCGGTGTTTGCCAAGGTGAAGGGCTACCCACACTGGCCGGCGAGG GTTGAAAACTTTGAGCCAGATCCATCTGGGAAAGCACTGAAGAAATATCCAGTATTGTTTTATGGAACATATGAAAC GGCAACATTGAAGCCAGATGATATCTATCCATATGAAGAAAATTTAGAAAAATTTGGAAAGGCTCAGAAGAGGAAAGGCTTCAATGAAGGCTTATGGCAGATTGTACACAATCCTAACTTTGACCCAAATATT CCCATACCTCCTGAAATATTGGCAAGCTGTAATTCAGCACCAAGTACACCAAGGACTCCTCTTGGGAAACCTGGGACAAAATCTGTGGACTCTACTCCAGTTGATGGAGTGAAGATAAAGACAGAAGAGTCTGATGAAGAAGTTGCTGATCTGGTTATTGATGAGTCCAGTGGTAAAG AGAAAAGAGCTGGTAGAAAACGTAAGAGACAAGATTCAGACGGCACACCAGCTGAGGTAAAGAAGACTCCCAAAGACACACCAAAGCAGACCAGAGGCCTTCAGAAAGAAACTCCCAAAGACACTCCCAAGACACGGCTTGGAGCCAAGGAAGGG CAGGCAACAGAAACAGCTGAGCCACAAGTTAGCAGGAGTGGTCGGTTGATTAAGCCTAAAAAGTTCCTagatgaaggggaggaagcTTCCCGTCCACCATCTGCTGCTGCAACCCCGACATCTGCTCCAGTAGGGACTCCTGTGGGAGCCCCTGGTACACCAGCTTCTGGAACTCCTGCCACTCGTGCCACACTTGCACCCACTCCTGCCACAACCCCTATTTCCACCCACACCTCTGTTCCTGAATCTGATGCAAGTTCAGTCTCTTCTTCAGCCCCtaattctgctgctgctgcagctccaTCATCAGGTGTGgctccttctgctgctggtgAAGACACACCCACTCCAGCAGACACTCCTGTTTCTAAAGCACCAGCTGAGGCCTCGCTGCCAG AAGGCAAGGATACCCCAGTGAATAACACCAATGCTATCAAGACCCCAAGCTCACCCCCACCAGCAGCAGCCACCAACAAGAAGAGGTTGTCACAGGCCACTGCTGAGGAGACTCCAGCAACACCAGAAGTGTCTACACCAACG GCCCCTCCTCCTAAGAAGAGAGGCCGTCCTGCAAAGAATCGAGATGTTGATGCTTCCCCAAAAGTCGCTGCAAACTCTGTCTCCACACCCAAGACTCCTGCATCACAAGATACTACCTCAAAGTCATTCTCACCAGCCACTAAGGCTCTTGGAGACAGTGTGAAACAGTTGCCAG caagagaaaaggggaaaaatcagTTGAAACAGAATGAAATAGAACTCCCTAAAGAG ACGGATGTTTCAAGTAAGCAGACATTTTTGAAACTAAAAACTGATATTGAGTCTGGAACACTAAATGCTGATGAACTTAAGGAACTTTCAAAAGCAAGTGAGAAAGATGAAATGCATGCAGCAATtgtagaagaaaacagaagatatACAGAGACATGTAAAGCCAA GACCCTGGACATGGAAGCACAGCTGCTTGACCTGGACCAGAAGATCCGCGAGGCCTTGTCTGTAACGAATCCTAGGAAGGATGATGCCAAACTCTACCtagaaaaaatgtcaaaattagTCATTTCTGGATTAATGCTAAAGAAGAATCCTCATGTTGTGGATGCTattaaaaaa TGCCGCAGATACAAGTATGATGATGAGGTTCGGCTGAAGGCAGATATGGTGTACAACAGATTTAAG CTGCTGTTTGTGGTGCCTGAAAGTCAAGAATGGGACACAATGTTTGCTGAAAAAGTAGCTGAATTTGATGATGCTTGTCATCGGTCGGGTATTTCTGAGGAAAGCAAAATCTCACTTGTTAGAGACCCAACTCACCACA
- the LOC123513206 gene encoding hepatoma-derived growth factor-related protein 2-like isoform X5 yields the protein MPKKDVFKPGDPVFAKVKGYPHWPARVENFEPDPSGKALKKYPVLFYGTYETATLKPDDIYPYEENLEKFGKAQKRKGFNEGLWQIVHNPNFDPNIPIPPEILASCNSAPSTPRTPLGKPGTKSVDSTPVDGVKIKTEESDEEVADLVIDESSGKEKRAGRKRKRQDSDGTPAEVKKTPKDTPKQTRGLQKETPKDTPKTRLGAKEGQATETAEPQVSRSGRLIKPKKFLDEGEEASRPPSAAATPTSAPVGTPVGAPGTPASGTPATRATLAPTPATTPISTHTSVPESDASSVSSSAPNSAAAAAPSSGVAPSAAGEDTPTPADTPVSKAPAEASLPEGKDTPVNNTNAIKTPSSPPPAAATNKKRLSQATAEETPATPEVSTPTAPPPKKRGRPAKNRDVDASPKVAANSVSTPKTPASQDTTSKSFSPATKALGDSVKQLPAREKGKNQLKQNEIELPKETDVSSKQTFLKLKTDIESGTLNADELKELSKASEKDEMHAAIVEENRRYTETCKAKTLDMEAQLLDLDQKIREALSVTNPRKDDAKLYLEKMSKLVISGLMLKKNPHVVDAIKKCRRYKYDDEVRLKADMVYNRFKLLFVVPESQEWDTMFAEKVAEFDDACHRSGISEESKISLVRDPTHHNLSVKRW from the exons ATGCCCAAGAAAGACGTGTTTAAGCCCGGCGACCCGGTGTTTGCCAAGGTGAAGGGCTACCCACACTGGCCGGCGAGG GTTGAAAACTTTGAGCCAGATCCATCTGGGAAAGCACTGAAGAAATATCCAGTATTGTTTTATGGAACATATGAAAC GGCAACATTGAAGCCAGATGATATCTATCCATATGAAGAAAATTTAGAAAAATTTGGAAAGGCTCAGAAGAGGAAAGGCTTCAATGAAGGCTTATGGCAGATTGTACACAATCCTAACTTTGACCCAAATATT CCCATACCTCCTGAAATATTGGCAAGCTGTAATTCAGCACCAAGTACACCAAGGACTCCTCTTGGGAAACCTGGGACAAAATCTGTGGACTCTACTCCAGTTGATGGAGTGAAGATAAAGACAGAAGAGTCTGATGAAGAAGTTGCTGATCTGGTTATTGATGAGTCCAGTGGTAAAG AGAAAAGAGCTGGTAGAAAACGTAAGAGACAAGATTCAGACGGCACACCAGCTGAGGTAAAGAAGACTCCCAAAGACACACCAAAGCAGACCAGAGGCCTTCAGAAAGAAACTCCCAAAGACACTCCCAAGACACGGCTTGGAGCCAAGGAAGGG CAGGCAACAGAAACAGCTGAGCCACAAGTTAGCAGGAGTGGTCGGTTGATTAAGCCTAAAAAGTTCCTagatgaaggggaggaagcTTCCCGTCCACCATCTGCTGCTGCAACCCCGACATCTGCTCCAGTAGGGACTCCTGTGGGAGCCCCTGGTACACCAGCTTCTGGAACTCCTGCCACTCGTGCCACACTTGCACCCACTCCTGCCACAACCCCTATTTCCACCCACACCTCTGTTCCTGAATCTGATGCAAGTTCAGTCTCTTCTTCAGCCCCtaattctgctgctgctgcagctccaTCATCAGGTGTGgctccttctgctgctggtgAAGACACACCCACTCCAGCAGACACTCCTGTTTCTAAAGCACCAGCTGAGGCCTCGCTGCCAG AAGGCAAGGATACCCCAGTGAATAACACCAATGCTATCAAGACCCCAAGCTCACCCCCACCAGCAGCAGCCACCAACAAGAAGAGGTTGTCACAGGCCACTGCTGAGGAGACTCCAGCAACACCAGAAGTGTCTACACCAACG GCCCCTCCTCCTAAGAAGAGAGGCCGTCCTGCAAAGAATCGAGATGTTGATGCTTCCCCAAAAGTCGCTGCAAACTCTGTCTCCACACCCAAGACTCCTGCATCACAAGATACTACCTCAAAGTCATTCTCACCAGCCACTAAGGCTCTTGGAGACAGTGTGAAACAGTTGCCAG caagagaaaaggggaaaaatcagTTGAAACAGAATGAAATAGAACTCCCTAAAGAG ACGGATGTTTCAAGTAAGCAGACATTTTTGAAACTAAAAACTGATATTGAGTCTGGAACACTAAATGCTGATGAACTTAAGGAACTTTCAAAAGCAAGTGAGAAAGATGAAATGCATGCAGCAATtgtagaagaaaacagaagatatACAGAGACATGTAAAGCCAA GACCCTGGACATGGAAGCACAGCTGCTTGACCTGGACCAGAAGATCCGCGAGGCCTTGTCTGTAACGAATCCTAGGAAGGATGATGCCAAACTCTACCtagaaaaaatgtcaaaattagTCATTTCTGGATTAATGCTAAAGAAGAATCCTCATGTTGTGGATGCTattaaaaaa TGCCGCAGATACAAGTATGATGATGAGGTTCGGCTGAAGGCAGATATGGTGTACAACAGATTTAAG CTGCTGTTTGTGGTGCCTGAAAGTCAAGAATGGGACACAATGTTTGCTGAAAAAGTAGCTGAATTTGATGATGCTTGTCATCGGTCGGGTATTTCTGAGGAAAGCAAAATCTCACTTGTTAGAGACCCAACTCACCACA
- the LOC123513206 gene encoding hepatoma-derived growth factor-related protein 2-like isoform X3: MPKKDVFKPGDPVFAKVKGYPHWPARVENFEPDPSGKALKKYPVLFYGTYETATLKPDDIYPYEENLEKFGKAQKRKGFNEGLWQIVHNPNFDPNIPIPPEILASCNSAPSTPRTPLGKPGTKSVDSTPVDGVKIKTEESDEEVADLVIDESSGKEKRAGRKRKRQDSDGTPAEVKKTPKDTPKQTRGLQKETPKDTPKTRLGAKEGQATETAEPQVSRSGRLIKPKKFLDEGEEASRPPSAAATPTSAPVGTPVGAPGTPASGTPATRATLAPTPATTPISTHTSVPESDASSVSSSAPNSAAAAAPSSGVAPSAAGEDTPTPADTPVSKAPAEASLPGKDTPVNNTNAIKTPSSPPPAAATNKKRLSQATAEETPATPEVSTPTAPPPKKRGRPAKNRDVDASPKVAANSVSTPKTPASQDTTSKSFSPATKALGDSVKQLPAREKGKNQLKQNEIELPKETDVSSKQTFLKLKTDIESGTLNADELKELSKASEKDEMHAAIVEENRRYTETCKAKTLDMEAQLLDLDQKIREALSVTNPRKDDAKLYLEKMSKLVISGLMLKKNPHVVDAIKKCRRYKYDDEVRLKADMVYNRFKLLFVVPESQEWDTMFAEKVAEFDDACHRSGISEESKISLVRDPTHHIEGPQEEAGKRGKENTSPLSKS; encoded by the exons ATGCCCAAGAAAGACGTGTTTAAGCCCGGCGACCCGGTGTTTGCCAAGGTGAAGGGCTACCCACACTGGCCGGCGAGG GTTGAAAACTTTGAGCCAGATCCATCTGGGAAAGCACTGAAGAAATATCCAGTATTGTTTTATGGAACATATGAAAC GGCAACATTGAAGCCAGATGATATCTATCCATATGAAGAAAATTTAGAAAAATTTGGAAAGGCTCAGAAGAGGAAAGGCTTCAATGAAGGCTTATGGCAGATTGTACACAATCCTAACTTTGACCCAAATATT CCCATACCTCCTGAAATATTGGCAAGCTGTAATTCAGCACCAAGTACACCAAGGACTCCTCTTGGGAAACCTGGGACAAAATCTGTGGACTCTACTCCAGTTGATGGAGTGAAGATAAAGACAGAAGAGTCTGATGAAGAAGTTGCTGATCTGGTTATTGATGAGTCCAGTGGTAAAG AGAAAAGAGCTGGTAGAAAACGTAAGAGACAAGATTCAGACGGCACACCAGCTGAGGTAAAGAAGACTCCCAAAGACACACCAAAGCAGACCAGAGGCCTTCAGAAAGAAACTCCCAAAGACACTCCCAAGACACGGCTTGGAGCCAAGGAAGGG CAGGCAACAGAAACAGCTGAGCCACAAGTTAGCAGGAGTGGTCGGTTGATTAAGCCTAAAAAGTTCCTagatgaaggggaggaagcTTCCCGTCCACCATCTGCTGCTGCAACCCCGACATCTGCTCCAGTAGGGACTCCTGTGGGAGCCCCTGGTACACCAGCTTCTGGAACTCCTGCCACTCGTGCCACACTTGCACCCACTCCTGCCACAACCCCTATTTCCACCCACACCTCTGTTCCTGAATCTGATGCAAGTTCAGTCTCTTCTTCAGCCCCtaattctgctgctgctgcagctccaTCATCAGGTGTGgctccttctgctgctggtgAAGACACACCCACTCCAGCAGACACTCCTGTTTCTAAAGCACCAGCTGAGGCCTCGCTGCCAG GCAAGGATACCCCAGTGAATAACACCAATGCTATCAAGACCCCAAGCTCACCCCCACCAGCAGCAGCCACCAACAAGAAGAGGTTGTCACAGGCCACTGCTGAGGAGACTCCAGCAACACCAGAAGTGTCTACACCAACG GCCCCTCCTCCTAAGAAGAGAGGCCGTCCTGCAAAGAATCGAGATGTTGATGCTTCCCCAAAAGTCGCTGCAAACTCTGTCTCCACACCCAAGACTCCTGCATCACAAGATACTACCTCAAAGTCATTCTCACCAGCCACTAAGGCTCTTGGAGACAGTGTGAAACAGTTGCCAG caagagaaaaggggaaaaatcagTTGAAACAGAATGAAATAGAACTCCCTAAAGAG ACGGATGTTTCAAGTAAGCAGACATTTTTGAAACTAAAAACTGATATTGAGTCTGGAACACTAAATGCTGATGAACTTAAGGAACTTTCAAAAGCAAGTGAGAAAGATGAAATGCATGCAGCAATtgtagaagaaaacagaagatatACAGAGACATGTAAAGCCAA GACCCTGGACATGGAAGCACAGCTGCTTGACCTGGACCAGAAGATCCGCGAGGCCTTGTCTGTAACGAATCCTAGGAAGGATGATGCCAAACTCTACCtagaaaaaatgtcaaaattagTCATTTCTGGATTAATGCTAAAGAAGAATCCTCATGTTGTGGATGCTattaaaaaa TGCCGCAGATACAAGTATGATGATGAGGTTCGGCTGAAGGCAGATATGGTGTACAACAGATTTAAG CTGCTGTTTGTGGTGCCTGAAAGTCAAGAATGGGACACAATGTTTGCTGAAAAAGTAGCTGAATTTGATGATGCTTGTCATCGGTCGGGTATTTCTGAGGAAAGCAAAATCTCACTTGTTAGAGACCCAACTCACCACA
- the LOC123513206 gene encoding hepatoma-derived growth factor-related protein 2-like isoform X2: MPKKDVFKPGDPVFAKVKGYPHWPARVENFEPDPSGKALKKYPVLFYGTYETATLKPDDIYPYEENLEKFGKAQKRKGFNEGLWQIVHNPNFDPNIPIPPEILASCNSAPSTPRTPLGKPGTKSVDSTPVDGVKIKTEESDEEVADLVIDESSGKEKRAGRKRKRQDSDGTPAEVKKTPKDTPKQTRGLQKETPKDTPKTRLGAKEGATETAEPQVSRSGRLIKPKKFLDEGEEASRPPSAAATPTSAPVGTPVGAPGTPASGTPATRATLAPTPATTPISTHTSVPESDASSVSSSAPNSAAAAAPSSGVAPSAAGEDTPTPADTPVSKAPAEASLPEGKDTPVNNTNAIKTPSSPPPAAATNKKRLSQATAEETPATPEVSTPTAPPPKKRGRPAKNRDVDASPKVAANSVSTPKTPASQDTTSKSFSPATKALGDSVKQLPAREKGKNQLKQNEIELPKETDVSSKQTFLKLKTDIESGTLNADELKELSKASEKDEMHAAIVEENRRYTETCKAKTLDMEAQLLDLDQKIREALSVTNPRKDDAKLYLEKMSKLVISGLMLKKNPHVVDAIKKCRRYKYDDEVRLKADMVYNRFKLLFVVPESQEWDTMFAEKVAEFDDACHRSGISEESKISLVRDPTHHIEGPQEEAGKRGKENTSPLSKS; this comes from the exons ATGCCCAAGAAAGACGTGTTTAAGCCCGGCGACCCGGTGTTTGCCAAGGTGAAGGGCTACCCACACTGGCCGGCGAGG GTTGAAAACTTTGAGCCAGATCCATCTGGGAAAGCACTGAAGAAATATCCAGTATTGTTTTATGGAACATATGAAAC GGCAACATTGAAGCCAGATGATATCTATCCATATGAAGAAAATTTAGAAAAATTTGGAAAGGCTCAGAAGAGGAAAGGCTTCAATGAAGGCTTATGGCAGATTGTACACAATCCTAACTTTGACCCAAATATT CCCATACCTCCTGAAATATTGGCAAGCTGTAATTCAGCACCAAGTACACCAAGGACTCCTCTTGGGAAACCTGGGACAAAATCTGTGGACTCTACTCCAGTTGATGGAGTGAAGATAAAGACAGAAGAGTCTGATGAAGAAGTTGCTGATCTGGTTATTGATGAGTCCAGTGGTAAAG AGAAAAGAGCTGGTAGAAAACGTAAGAGACAAGATTCAGACGGCACACCAGCTGAGGTAAAGAAGACTCCCAAAGACACACCAAAGCAGACCAGAGGCCTTCAGAAAGAAACTCCCAAAGACACTCCCAAGACACGGCTTGGAGCCAAGGAAGGG GCAACAGAAACAGCTGAGCCACAAGTTAGCAGGAGTGGTCGGTTGATTAAGCCTAAAAAGTTCCTagatgaaggggaggaagcTTCCCGTCCACCATCTGCTGCTGCAACCCCGACATCTGCTCCAGTAGGGACTCCTGTGGGAGCCCCTGGTACACCAGCTTCTGGAACTCCTGCCACTCGTGCCACACTTGCACCCACTCCTGCCACAACCCCTATTTCCACCCACACCTCTGTTCCTGAATCTGATGCAAGTTCAGTCTCTTCTTCAGCCCCtaattctgctgctgctgcagctccaTCATCAGGTGTGgctccttctgctgctggtgAAGACACACCCACTCCAGCAGACACTCCTGTTTCTAAAGCACCAGCTGAGGCCTCGCTGCCAG AAGGCAAGGATACCCCAGTGAATAACACCAATGCTATCAAGACCCCAAGCTCACCCCCACCAGCAGCAGCCACCAACAAGAAGAGGTTGTCACAGGCCACTGCTGAGGAGACTCCAGCAACACCAGAAGTGTCTACACCAACG GCCCCTCCTCCTAAGAAGAGAGGCCGTCCTGCAAAGAATCGAGATGTTGATGCTTCCCCAAAAGTCGCTGCAAACTCTGTCTCCACACCCAAGACTCCTGCATCACAAGATACTACCTCAAAGTCATTCTCACCAGCCACTAAGGCTCTTGGAGACAGTGTGAAACAGTTGCCAG caagagaaaaggggaaaaatcagTTGAAACAGAATGAAATAGAACTCCCTAAAGAG ACGGATGTTTCAAGTAAGCAGACATTTTTGAAACTAAAAACTGATATTGAGTCTGGAACACTAAATGCTGATGAACTTAAGGAACTTTCAAAAGCAAGTGAGAAAGATGAAATGCATGCAGCAATtgtagaagaaaacagaagatatACAGAGACATGTAAAGCCAA GACCCTGGACATGGAAGCACAGCTGCTTGACCTGGACCAGAAGATCCGCGAGGCCTTGTCTGTAACGAATCCTAGGAAGGATGATGCCAAACTCTACCtagaaaaaatgtcaaaattagTCATTTCTGGATTAATGCTAAAGAAGAATCCTCATGTTGTGGATGCTattaaaaaa TGCCGCAGATACAAGTATGATGATGAGGTTCGGCTGAAGGCAGATATGGTGTACAACAGATTTAAG CTGCTGTTTGTGGTGCCTGAAAGTCAAGAATGGGACACAATGTTTGCTGAAAAAGTAGCTGAATTTGATGATGCTTGTCATCGGTCGGGTATTTCTGAGGAAAGCAAAATCTCACTTGTTAGAGACCCAACTCACCACA